The following proteins are encoded in a genomic region of Chelmon rostratus isolate fCheRos1 chromosome 3, fCheRos1.pri, whole genome shotgun sequence:
- the LOC121604769 gene encoding retinol dehydrogenase 8-like, whose translation MASPGQKVVLITGCSSGIGLRMAVMLAHDEQKRYHVIATMRDLKRKDKLVEAAGDAYGKTLSLAVLDVCSDESVKQCINGIKDRHVDVLINNAGIGLVGPVESIPIEEMKKVFETNFFGVIRMIKEVMPDMKKRNGGHIIVVSSVMGLQGVVFNDVYAASKFAMEGFCESLAVQLLKFNVTLSLIEPGPVHTEFEAKMIQDVKQKEYPGADPDTVHYFKNVYLPSSVDIFETLGQTPDDIARCTKKVIEASRPRFRNLTNPLYTPIVALKYADETGGLSVHAFYHMLFNLGPLMHVSMTAMKYLTCGCLRSRTVSPN comes from the exons ATGGCGAGTCCCGGACAGAAAGTGGTACTGATCACCGGCTGCTCCTCCGGTATCGGTCTGAGGATGGCCGTGATGCTGGCTCATGATGAACAGAAGCGCTACCATG TCATAGCAACAATGCGTGATCTGAAACGTAAAGATAAGCTGGTGGAAGCTGCCGGGGATGCGTATGGGAAAACTCTCTCGCTGGCTGTACTGGACGTCTGCAGCGATGAGTCCGTCAAACAGTGTATTAACGGTATCAAAGATCGACATGTGGATGTCCTCA TCAATAATGCAGGTATCGGCCTAGTGGGTCCGGTGGAGAGCATCCCCATCgaagagatgaagaaagtgTTTGAGACCAATTTCTTCGGGGTGATCCGCATGATCAAGGAGGTGATGCCTGATATGAAGAAAAGGAACGGAGGACACATCATTGTGGTCAGCAGCGTGATGGGACTACAAG GTGTGGTGTTTAATGACGTGTATGCAGCCTCCAAGTTTGCCATGGAGGGCTTCTGTGAGAGTTTGGCTGTGCAGCTCCTGAAGTTTAACGTCAC GTTGTCACTCATTGAGCCGGGCCCGGTGCACACAGAATTTGAGGCAAAGATGATTCAGGATGTGAAGCAGAAGGAGTATCCCGGAGCTGATCCTGACACGGTGCATTACTTCAAGAACGTCTATCTTCCGTCTTCTGTTGACATCTTTGAGACGCTGGGACAAACGCCTGATGACATCGCCAGA TGTACCAAGAAAGTGATTGAAGCAAGCAGGCCACGTTTCCGGAATCTGACCAACCCTTTGTACACACCAATCGTAGCACTGAAATACGCAGATGAAACTGGAGGCCTGTCTGTCCATGCCTTCTACCACATGCTATTTAACCTGGGCCCTCTAATGCACGTCAGCATGACTGCCATGAAGTATCTCACCTGTGGATGTCTGAGGAGCCGGACAGTTTCACCAAACTAG